The genome window TCAACAAATTGCTGGATGGATCCTCCAACCTCAGTCCAACTAATCCCAGTTTCCTTAGTCATTCCTCGCTCTCTCATTAGGCCTCTCGTCCTCATAGCAAGCGAGATTTTGCCAGCATCCATGTACAAGTTGTACAGCACGACATAGGAACTAGCGGCAAAAGGCTCAAGCATCATTAGTTTCTCCCCGATTTTTATACCCCTGTCTTTGTCGCCATGGATTCTGCAGGCACGCAATAGTGCATGCCAAAGTACTGGGTCATTTCCTGACCCAGACCTCATTATGAAATCTTCAGCATCAGCCACCTTCCCAACATGGCCTAGGAGGTCAACCATGCAAGCTATATGATTCACATTCAGGGAAAAGCCATAATCTGATATCATACTGTCATAATGCCTGCATTACaatggaaaaagtttgtgatcaatTATGAACGGTGTTCAGAAGTGGGAACGAAGTAATAGAAATGGAGGTTTTACCCTATTTGTGTATATTCCTATGCGGCTGTGTAGTACAATCTGCAATTAGCATTCTACGCTAAGTTATAGGACTCTAATATGCTTCAAGGTTAGAGCATGGTCTTGTTTAGAACTGTTATGTCAAACTCAAACCCTCCACCTTTTACATCCAGGCTTGGGACTGGCATTGGCAGTGTTACTTCAAGTCTTACAATCTTACAAGTTCTTTGCAATTGGCAATTCAAACAATTGCAATTAGAATACACATAAGAATTTGAATGCACGCCTAAATGCAACCAGTATGCACAATTAATTTTCTATCGTGCAGGCGGGTATGTTATCACCATATAGGTAACCCTTGGGCTTGTCTTAGGTTATGTGTATCAACTAATGCAACATGTTAAATAAGATTAGTACAGGAGAAGGAATGTATGATAAATTGATAATAATACGGATAGATTGCAATTGATTTTTATAGTAAGACTTTCTTGTGTCATCTATGGTAGCATTGCTATCTACAATTCCCAGGCTGTTATCCCCCCTTTGCTATTGCATTTAATTTCTGAGTAGGATAACTACAAAAATCTCTCATAAGTTGCTACCAGTATGTTAGATAGGCAGGAGGAAGGCAACTGCTTATCTAGAAACAACAAAACAAGGTTGTAGGTAGTTCATTTGAAAGAAGGCATACCTGAAACCTTCATCTGCTAGTCCCTGATGACTGCAACCAACAAGAACAGCAAGAAATGCAAACTCATTTATCATGACACCGCAATCCTCCATTTTCTTGAAGAGCAGTAGAGCCTCTCTTTGATGGCCATGCACTGCATAGCTCAAGATCATTTCAGACCACGAGAAAGTATCCAGGCATGTTAATTTCTCAAATGTCTTCTTTGCAGCCTTAAAATCACCTATATTCCTATACATCGCTATCTGAGAATTACCGCAAACAGTAAACTGATCGAATCCAGATTTGACTGCATAACAGTGTATCTGCTCACAGGTTATTGGCACACTCAGAGCAGCACAAGCGTTCATCACACTTGACATGGTGAATTGGTTTGGTTCCTTTTCAATGTAACGAAGCTCTCTGAACAAGTCTAGCGCCTTATCAAAATGCTCATCGTGCACAAATGCTGTAATCATAGATGTCCATGTAAAAATCTCTTGCTTGGGAGTCCTATGGAAGCATCTCAGACTATCATTAACTGACTGTGCTTTTGAATACAAATTAATCAGTGCACTTCCGATAAACTCGTCTTCTTGGTACCCACTGAGTATAACATGGGCATGTATCTGCCTCCCACAACGCACCGCATTGGTCAAATTGCACACTTCAAGCAAACTCTTCAATGTAAACTTAGAAGGTCTTATCCTCCTCTGGAGCAAGTCTGAATAAAGCCTGACAGCTTCAATTCTATTCTCAGGGCATGGATCATTACCTAACCGAGCAAACCCCGCTATCATGGCATTGTAAACTACCACATTCTGATCTGGAATGCAATCAAACACCTTGATGGCCTCCTCCAATCCGCCGTTCTTTGCATACATGTCCACCATGGCACTCCCAACGAACAAATCCAAGTCCAAACCAACCTTAACCACACAACCATGCAGCATCCTGCGAACATCCTCCGAATCCTCAAGCTCAGTGCAAGCCTTCAGGATCCCACCCAACGCGAAAGCATCCAGCTTCACCCCTGACCGGTGCATCCAGACAAGCACATTCACCGCCACCTCTGGCCAGTCCATCCGTACATACGCCGAAAGCAGCAGGTTCCACGAAACCTCATCCCGCTCCTCGGTTCGGTCAAACACCAGCCTCACCTCATCAATCATCCCGCACTTGGCATACATGTCAATCACCGAATTGGTCACAAACGCGGTCCGCGCAAGCCCGCTCACCACCGCCAGCCCATGCGCAGCCCGACCACTCCTCCTGTCCCTCACGCCAGCGCAGGCACCCAGCACTGCGGCGCAGGTAAACCTATCGACCGGAACACCACCGCTCCGCGCGTCCCGGAACGCGCCAAGAGCCAGGCTCGCGGAGCCCACGCTGGAGTACCCGGCGATGAGCGTGTTCCAGGAGACGACGTCCCGGCCTGGCATTCCGTTGAACAGGAGGCGGGCGTGCCGCATGTCGCCGCAGCGGCAGTAGGCGGCGAGCAGGTTGTTGCGCAGGAACAAGCCCGGCCGGTAGCCGGCGCGGAGCATGTGGGAGTGCGCGAGCCTGGCCAGCGCCAGCGACGGGGACCGTGACGCACACCGGAGGAGACGGCCGTAGGTCGACGGCTCCAGGgacgggaggcggcggcggcgcgctcgGGCTGGCCTTGGAGGAAGCGATTCAGGCGCTTTCAGGCGATTCGAGTGTGCAATTTGGTTTGGATTCGGGGAGCGTTTGGGGAGAAGAAGATCGGGCCTCTGGGCGAGCATCCAgcgcggcgccgcggcggcgctcATGCCGTCATGCGGGAGAGGgcttttgagttttgagagCGTGGTCCAAacaaaaaaacctttcaaacttgatgatgatccaaaaaaaacctttcaaagtTGATATTTTGTCTTAATTTTttatcagaagaaaaaaaggaaaaaatcgCTTATGGTAGCACGCGCGTGTACCTAGTTACAGTACCGATTAATTACTCGAAGAAAAACGTAACAACAGCAACAAAACTGTTAAAAAAAGTAACAAATTAGATAAAGGGATGCATGCATTGATGTTGTATATGTTCGTGTTCTTTGCTTATAATTTACCGTGAGATTGATCATCATGTTTCGGTGCATGGAGTATACATTTTATCCGCTcacaattgatttttttttcagcatGCACTGCACTGATTTGCCATTTGAAGAACTAACTTGAAGTCCAAACTCAGGTAAAATTTCCTTTGTAGGTGCTAGCGCGTTCCaatcatgcattttttttctattcatgTGTGCTTGAGAATCTGCCTTTCtatattcttcttctttagTGATTGAATGCCACGGCTCCTACCCTATTTTTCGGGGAAAAAAATTAGCGTCGTCTTACAACAGAGAATCATAGTTTCAAGTCAAAACTGTGTCGGAAGGaaaaaagtagtagtcaaaaTCTTTGACCTGAACATGTAATCGGACAGACATGACACGGTCAACAACAATCCATGCTTTTTTATCTCTCCTGTCAGTAGAGACGAACATACAGCATTCGTTCGtgatctttcatatcataaACGGGTTCTGGTAATTTACACCGGACATTTTACAAAAGGTGGCGCGATGCAAAGAATCGAGCTACGCCGTGCAGGTCGCCGTGAAGGAGTACGGCGGCGCCGGACACCGCGGAGCTCTTGCCCATGGGAAGGGTGCAAGCCGGTGCGCAGAGCAATGCGCCGAGCGAGGCTGGAGAATCAAAAGCTCGCTAGCGCGCCATGACTGCGCCGACCTGAGGCGCGCAGGGCGGGGAGCacaggaggcggaggcggcccGGTTTAGTAGAGGAAGCGGCCGAGAaatggggaggggaggggaggggaggcggaTGCGGGCGTTCGCGCCGTGCTTGCCGTCGCCATTTTTGTTGGCATGGCAGGCAACGGCCGTGGAGGCGTGGACGAGCCAGACGAACCAGGAGTTGAGCGTTGGGAGCACGCGGGGGCTTCGAAGTTTGAACCTCCATGCGTGCGCGGGTTTGTCGGGCCGCGCGGTTCTGCCTTGTGGATGTGGGAGCACGATCCACCGACCACTCCTAGTGGCTTAAGGGCTGTTTGGAATAACTTTCGGAACAGCTTAACAACTAAAATCAGTAAAAACTCTACTAAATAACAGCTTTTAATTTTCTAAGTGAAATCCGTATATGTAATTaactaaaataaactagaagctgaaAAGTTAAAAAATCTTCTCTTCATTTAAACCACTTCCTATAGTTTATTCTAAAACGTTGTTTGAGAATAACTTTCAACCACAAAATCACTtctactaaaaaaaaaaaatcactctctACATAAAATTTAAATCAAGAAAAGCTATCCCAAACAAAATCTAAGACATCATGTCACCTCACTGCTGCTCGCCTGATTCAACGTTTGCTTTGTATGGATGCAGACGCAAGGCTCCCAACTCTCAAATTGAGATGACATAACTCAGAATCACAAGGAAGACCAAAGTGAAGTAGTGAACACTCGAGAGTTTTTACATTAAAAATGCTGGCATAGAGATAAGGTGCAGCCCAGAAACGGATTGTGTAATGTGTAAAGTATACTAATGTAACGCTCATGCATGCTGCAAACAAGCCTACATGATGAAAAAATTATTCCCGGTCACCAAGCCGTCAATAGAAGACAGCTTACAAAGCTCTTTGCAGCCGGGGGTCATCAGACCACAATTGGAATAAGTTTGCATGGAGACTACACAAAACTCATAAGTGAGGCACATCTAACTTAATGAAATACAATGGCCTGACGTAGCGCGATACCCAACATGAAACAACCACTTCAAGAACACACTCCAAAACTCCACCGAGATGGACCCATCCAACGCACTGCGTTCACTTGTCCTCTCCctgatgaaagaaaaataaaaggacaTCAATAAGGATCTAAAAGCAACATGACTGCATTACATTCTACTACAAGTAACAAGTTCATGAGATAATCATCAGGTCTTCTTTTGGAGGGGATTTTGAAAAGCAGTATTTCACCCAAGGATAGCAATACAACATTATCCAAAATACTATCAGAGCTAATAACAATGATTTTTGGGAACTAGTGGTTTCACCTAAGGATAGAACTATCTGTTCTAATCCCAGGTACTGCTTTAGAAACAATAATACCAGAAAGTATACTGATGTAGCTTACCTGGGAAACGATCATCGAATGATCATCTAAATGAGTTTTGATAGACAGAGTTAGATATGCTACTAGCCTTCTAGATAAGAAAAGTTATCACTAATGAAATGCAAACAGTAGCTCACTTATAGTACTTAAAATGAATATGAATTACTAAATTACCAAAGATAGCAGTTCTGTACTTTTGGTTATGAATCATAATCAATGCTGTGTACCCATTTTCTCTTCTAAAAGTTGCCAAAAGTGGGTTGTTTTGGAGAATGCATACATAAATGCTACATTGTACAGAAAGCAAGATGATTCTGAAGATCACAATACTTCACCTTGAGGGGAAAAAACTATTGTCCCCTTCCAGGTTCACAACATGCAAGGCAATTGCCAACTATGCGGCTTAGAGATTAGTTGCAATAGATTTTAGTCCATAAATGGAAGATGAATGCAGTAGGCACTATGCAAGCTAAGATCATGCGAGAAAACCATCCTCTGTAGAATAATATACCTAAAGAATTATCAAAACCTGTATATATTGATTTTCATAAACATAGAGCTAGTGATCTTAGCATATAGTATCAGGTATATAACACACTGTAAAAGACAACAATTATATAACGATGATGCTTAACCGCACAGCAGAGAAGATCAAGGGAAAATGATAGAGCAATTACTTCAGAGTGAGCAGAAGGAACAGTTGAGACTTTGGGTGACAACTTTGGAGGAGCACCGTTGAATAAGTATGAGCATTCAGTGTATGCAGCCCCTATCCCCACACCAGCTCCAAGGGCAACCGACGCCCAGCGAGTTGTAGGGCTACCTGTACAAGACAGCAAGGTCAACATACAAACAAATGTAGGTTCAATAGTCATTATTCCAGGTGTGTAAACTTTCTTCTCATGCTACTTGTATTTTCTGCATATGCCTATCAATGGTTCAAAAGTCAATAAGAGTGTAAAATTAACTTATCATTGCTTGCTAAACAAGTAAACATACTCACATACTATGAAGGATGGTACAGAATATAAACAGCTAAAGTACCCCAGAAACAAAAGAAAGGTGGTAAAAGAAACAAGCTCACTTCAGAAGCAAAAGAGGCAGTATAACATACAAGAAACAAGCTGCATTTCAGAAAAAATAGAAGGTGGTAAACAAGGAAAAAAACTTCTGGAAATCAAAACCCACTACAAATGTAAGTAAAAAAGTTGCACATTAGTCAATAAA of Phragmites australis chromosome 3, lpPhrAust1.1, whole genome shotgun sequence contains these proteins:
- the LOC133913745 gene encoding pentatricopeptide repeat-containing protein At3g13880-like; protein product: MSAAAAPRWMLAQRPDLLLPKRSPNPNQIAHSNRLKAPESLPPRPARARRRRLPSLEPSTYGRLLRCASRSPSLALARLAHSHMLRAGYRPGLFLRNNLLAAYCRCGDMRHARLLFNGMPGRDVVSWNTLIAGYSSVGSASLALGAFRDARSGGVPVDRFTCAAVLGACAGVRDRRSGRAAHGLAVVSGLARTAFVTNSVIDMYAKCGMIDEVRLVFDRTEERDEVSWNLLLSAYVRMDWPEVAVNVLVWMHRSGVKLDAFALGGILKACTELEDSEDVRRMLHGCVVKVGLDLDLFVGSAMVDMYAKNGGLEEAIKVFDCIPDQNVVVYNAMIAGFARLGNDPCPENRIEAVRLYSDLLQRRIRPSKFTLKSLLEVCNLTNAVRCGRQIHAHVILSGYQEDEFIGSALINLYSKAQSVNDSLRCFHRTPKQEIFTWTSMITAFVHDEHFDKALDLFRELRYIEKEPNQFTMSSVMNACAALSVPITCEQIHCYAVKSGFDQFTVCGNSQIAMYRNIGDFKAAKKTFEKLTCLDTFSWSEMILSYAVHGHQREALLLFKKMEDCGVMINEFAFLAVLVGCSHQGLADEGFRHYDSMISDYGFSLNVNHIACMVDLLGHVGKVADAEDFIMRSGSGNDPVLWHALLRACRIHGDKDRGIKIGEKLMMLEPFAASSYVVLYNLYMDAGKISLAMRTRGLMRERGMTKETGISWTEVGGSIQQFVDGDNSCSLNNTIFARLEELLVSVKQKTEHGGTNIWELGFQSRKVGESSSRRHGELLAVALGLSTSLNTGPVRVMKNQRISWESHETLKLLSEGENREIIIRDPTRFHHFSQGSCSCRDYW